In a genomic window of Rhododendron vialii isolate Sample 1 chromosome 12a, ASM3025357v1:
- the LOC131312138 gene encoding uncharacterized protein LOC131312138 isoform X1 produces MFKVGSLLRLGSIIVWIAHLVACMGGCLGSLCKPELINSNEPPKGPKLQGRRVSKPSISEDFWTTSACDMDNSAVLSRGSISSISTSTLPIDPHGTSSGNTPSEFVNHGLLLWNQTRQQWIGTKKPNIHTQQLREPKISWNATYESLLGSNKPFSQPIPLSEMIDFLTDIWEQEGLYD; encoded by the exons ATGTTTAAGGTGGGATCGCTGCTACGTTTGGGATCTATAATTGTTTGGATTGCTCATTTAGTCGCATGCATGGG TGGTTGTCTGGGAAGCCTTTGTAAACCGGAACTGATTAACTCAAACGAGCCACCAAAAGGACCAAAGCTTCAAGGTCGAAGAGTATCAAAACCGAGCATATCAGAGGATTTCTGGACTACCAGCGCATGTGATATGGACAACAGTGCAGTGCTGTCACGAGGAAGCATCTCCTCAATAAGCACATCAACCCTGCCGATTGATCCCCATGGAACTAGCAGTGGAAACACCCCTTCTGAATTTGTAAATCATG GCCTTCTTCTTTGGAACCAGACTAGGCAACAGTGGATTGGAACTAAAAAGCCTAATATTCATACGCAACAGCTTCGTGAACCGAAAATAAG TTGGAATGCAACCTACGAAAGCTTGCTCGGAAGCAACAAGCCCTTCTCCCAGCCGATACCTCTTTCT GAAATGATAGATTTTCTTACCGACATCTGGGAGCAGGAAGGGTTGTATGATTGA
- the LOC131312138 gene encoding uncharacterized protein LOC131312138 isoform X2, giving the protein MHGSSGCLGSLCKPELINSNEPPKGPKLQGRRVSKPSISEDFWTTSACDMDNSAVLSRGSISSISTSTLPIDPHGTSSGNTPSEFVNHGLLLWNQTRQQWIGTKKPNIHTQQLREPKISWNATYESLLGSNKPFSQPIPLSEMIDFLTDIWEQEGLYD; this is encoded by the exons ATGCATGGG AGCAGTGGTTGTCTGGGAAGCCTTTGTAAACCGGAACTGATTAACTCAAACGAGCCACCAAAAGGACCAAAGCTTCAAGGTCGAAGAGTATCAAAACCGAGCATATCAGAGGATTTCTGGACTACCAGCGCATGTGATATGGACAACAGTGCAGTGCTGTCACGAGGAAGCATCTCCTCAATAAGCACATCAACCCTGCCGATTGATCCCCATGGAACTAGCAGTGGAAACACCCCTTCTGAATTTGTAAATCATG GCCTTCTTCTTTGGAACCAGACTAGGCAACAGTGGATTGGAACTAAAAAGCCTAATATTCATACGCAACAGCTTCGTGAACCGAAAATAAG TTGGAATGCAACCTACGAAAGCTTGCTCGGAAGCAACAAGCCCTTCTCCCAGCCGATACCTCTTTCT GAAATGATAGATTTTCTTACCGACATCTGGGAGCAGGAAGGGTTGTATGATTGA